One window from the genome of Cucumis melo cultivar AY chromosome 10, USDA_Cmelo_AY_1.0, whole genome shotgun sequence encodes:
- the LOC103489489 gene encoding uncharacterized protein LOC103489489, with protein sequence MEEEIRTSVDSSSSVNLPLRIICHVCHKQFSHYTCPRCNSRYCSLQCYKSHSNRCTESFMRENVVEELRQLRTDDNAKRKTLDILKRFHTEEEMEDLVEEDDSTLSEETIEKVLAGDQISFDDLSEEEKKRFLRAMASGELSKMIEPWEAWWMKPSARTISLSKEGTPLVQLHGAERMTTSLTSGTEAMQSSGIPRAPDAPLPPLSKLSTAEPSPLLAVHLVDIIYSYCFTLRLYNGDWQSDATGSALVVLSVSSVLGQNGKPETVLEALSSCLEQTCSPAYRHVGGLQLGLSLIDDVTTLLSLGCPALLCLLCDLQRLIQAGERDLKSEKRRRKSKWSDIGTKLKHADRKIFFIMCWVHEQPSEVWSTLENIVKMEKSSIMEFQNHKMSTKMDSKVKSGDKVLIQEMK encoded by the exons ATGGAGGAGGAGATACGAACCTCGGTTGATTCGTCTTCTTCAGTCAATCTTCCTTTGCGAATCATCTGTCATGT CTGCCACAAGCAATTTTCACATTATACCTGTCCTCGTTGTAATTCTCGTTACTGTTCTCTGCAATGTTACAAG TCTCATAGTAACCGTTGTACTGAGTCCTTCATGCGAGAAAATGTTGTTGAGGAGCTGCGTCAATTGCGGACAGACGATAATGCTAAACGTAAAAcgcttgacattttaaaaaggTTTCATACCGAAGAGGAAATGGAAGACTTGGTTGAGGAGGATG ATTCAACTTTATCTGAGGAAACTATTGAAAAAGTTCTCGCAG GTGACCAAATAAGTTTTGATGATTTGTCTGAGGAGGAGAAGAAACGGTTTTTAAGAGCAATGGCATCAGGAGAGTTGAGCAAGATGATTGAACCTTGGGAAGCTTGGTGGATGAAACCTTCTGCCAGAACAATATCTCTGAGCAAAGAAGGAACACCACTTGTTCAACTCCATGGTGCGGAGAGAATGACAACTTCACTAACAAGTGGAACGGAAGCGATGCAATCAAGTGGAATTCCCCGAGCACCCGATGCCCCATTACCTCCACTTAGCAAGCTTAGTACTGCCGAGCCATCACCCCTGTTGGCTGTTCACTTGGTTGATATCATTTATAGTTATTGTTTCACACTTCGCTTGTACAATGGAGACTGGCAATCAGATGCTACAGGGTCAGCTCTGGTTGTTTTGAGTGTCTCCTCTGTCTTGGGTCAAAATGGTAAACCGGAAACAGTTTTAGAAGCCTTGTCATCTTGCTTGGAACAGACATGTTCTCCAGCTTATCGACACGTGGGGGGATTGCAGCTTGGATTGAGTCTGATTGACGATGTCACAACCCTGCTTTCATTGGGCTGTCCTGCTTTATTGTGCTTGCTTTGCGACTTGCAAAGGCTTATTCAAGCTGGGGAGAGAGATCTGAAATCAgaaaagaggagaagaaaatCTAAGTGGTCAGACATTGGCACTAAGCTTAAACACGCTGACAGGAAGATCTTTTTCATCATGTGTTGGGTTCACGAGCAGCCGAGCGAAGTTTGGTCAACTTTGGAGAATATTGTAAAGATGGAAAAAAGTTCAATTATGGAGTTTCAGAATCATAAAATGTCAACAAAAATGGATAGCAAGGTCAAAAGCGGGGATAAAGTTTTGATACAGGAGATGAAATAA